The following are encoded together in the Flavobacterium haoranii genome:
- the recJ gene encoding single-stranded-DNA-specific exonuclease RecJ encodes MRWNLKSKPQKEKVQALQNALHVDEIIATLLVQRRIETFEQAKQFFRPTLEDLHDPYLMKDMDKAVNRIELAIANNERILVFGDYDVDGTTAVSLVSSYLKTITTNVATYIPDRYNEGYGVSFQGIDFADDNGFSLIIALDCGIKSLDHVAYARDKGIDFIICDHHRPGEFLPEAVAVLDPKREDCLYPYDELCGCGVGFKLIQALGKNRNQTTQDLVSYLDLVATAIAADIVPITGENRVLAKFGLEVINSNPRAGIKALVQNVKKKELTITDVVFTVAPRINAAGRIHHGDYAVRLLTEFNLKQAEEVAKEIEQFNSDRKDLDKQITKEALLQIQENNEENSFSTVVYNENWHKGVIGIVASRLVENYYRPTIVFTKSGDKLAASARSVKDFDIYNALEACSEHLEQFGGHMYAAGMTLFEENYQKFKQAFEEVVQKTLHPDLQTPEIEYDAEIQLDEITPKLMRILKQFEPFGPQNMTPLFLIKDLSDSGYAKTLGSEEEHLKAFVKQNDSESVGAIGFGLGNKLDVVKNFSKFDAIVSIEENEWRDVVTLQLQLRDIKSSNG; translated from the coding sequence ATGCGTTGGAATTTAAAATCGAAGCCTCAAAAAGAAAAAGTACAAGCCTTACAAAATGCACTTCATGTAGATGAGATTATCGCTACTTTATTGGTTCAAAGAAGAATTGAAACCTTTGAACAAGCCAAACAATTTTTCCGTCCTACCTTAGAAGATTTACACGATCCGTACTTGATGAAAGATATGGATAAAGCGGTAAATCGAATCGAATTAGCAATTGCTAATAACGAAAGAATCTTAGTTTTTGGCGATTATGATGTGGATGGAACGACTGCGGTTTCTCTTGTTTCTTCTTATTTAAAAACCATTACAACAAATGTTGCTACTTATATTCCAGACAGATATAACGAAGGTTATGGTGTTTCGTTTCAAGGAATTGACTTTGCCGATGATAATGGATTTTCGTTAATCATTGCTCTAGACTGTGGAATAAAATCTTTAGATCACGTCGCTTACGCTCGTGACAAAGGAATCGATTTTATCATTTGCGACCACCATCGTCCGGGAGAATTTTTACCAGAGGCAGTTGCGGTTTTAGATCCGAAAAGAGAAGATTGTTTGTATCCTTATGACGAGTTATGTGGTTGCGGTGTTGGATTTAAATTGATTCAAGCGTTAGGAAAAAATAGAAATCAAACGACTCAAGATTTAGTATCTTATTTAGATTTGGTTGCCACCGCCATTGCTGCTGATATTGTTCCAATAACTGGAGAAAATAGAGTTTTGGCAAAATTTGGTTTGGAAGTGATAAATTCAAATCCAAGAGCCGGAATAAAAGCGCTTGTCCAAAATGTAAAAAAGAAGGAATTAACGATTACTGATGTCGTTTTTACCGTTGCACCAAGAATTAACGCGGCTGGGAGAATTCATCATGGCGATTATGCAGTTCGTTTATTAACCGAATTTAATTTGAAACAAGCAGAAGAAGTTGCGAAGGAAATTGAACAATTCAATTCCGATAGAAAAGATTTAGATAAACAAATTACCAAAGAAGCTTTGCTTCAAATTCAAGAAAATAATGAAGAAAATTCTTTTTCAACCGTCGTGTATAATGAAAATTGGCACAAAGGTGTCATAGGAATTGTTGCTTCTCGTTTGGTAGAAAATTATTATCGACCAACCATTGTTTTTACGAAAAGCGGCGATAAATTGGCTGCTTCGGCTCGTTCTGTAAAAGATTTTGATATCTATAATGCCTTAGAAGCGTGTTCGGAACATTTGGAACAATTTGGCGGACACATGTATGCAGCAGGCATGACATTATTTGAAGAAAACTATCAAAAGTTTAAACAAGCTTTTGAAGAAGTGGTTCAAAAAACATTACATCCTGATTTGCAAACTCCCGAAATCGAATACGATGCTGAAATTCAATTAGATGAAATTACTCCAAAATTAATGCGAATATTAAAACAATTCGAGCCGTTTGGACCACAAAATATGACGCCACTATTTTTAATCAAAGATTTATCGGATTCTGGTTATGCTAAAACCTTGGGTTCGGAGGAAGAACATCTAAAAGCTTTTGTAAAACAAAATGATTCTGAATCTGTTGGCGCTATTGGTTTTGGATTGGGTAACAAACTCGACGTAGTTAAAAATTTCTCAAAATTTGATGCTATTGTGTCAATCGAAGAAAATGAATGGCGAGATGTTGTAACTTTGCAACTGCAATTACGCGACATTAAATCTTCAAATGGCTAA
- a CDS encoding MFS transporter — translation MAKKDPYAALRFKEFRFFLAMRFALVFAWSMQFVIIEWEVYSLTKNPLSLGIIGLMEIIPAIAMSLFAGHIVDQNEKKGLLLKIMLGFSVISLGLFLITVPSLVTSLSKNTILFTIYGLVFLGGIVRSFMGPTIFSLLALIVPKKDYPNATTWSSSTWQLAAMFGPASAGFLISWIGVHWSMCFVFACTLIALLWLTKIEKKPILNPKIGEPIMQSLKEGVKFVFNNKTILGTISLDMFAVLFGGAVALLPIFAQDILKVGSEGFGILRAAPAVGSIITMFAAAHIPLNRNAGKKLLVAITIFGLSIIVFGLSTMFWLSVFALFLSGVADGVSVVIRSTILQLHTPDNMRGRVSSVNSIFVGSSNELGAFESGLTAKLMGVVPAVVFGGCMTIATVFGTAIVSPSFRQLDLEKDLEELSKED, via the coding sequence ATGGCTAAAAAAGATCCCTACGCAGCACTCCGTTTTAAAGAATTCCGATTTTTCCTTGCCATGCGATTTGCATTGGTTTTTGCGTGGTCAATGCAATTTGTAATTATCGAATGGGAAGTGTATAGTTTAACTAAAAATCCACTTTCATTAGGAATCATAGGTTTAATGGAAATTATTCCAGCAATTGCGATGTCGCTTTTTGCAGGACATATTGTAGATCAAAATGAAAAGAAAGGCTTGCTATTAAAAATTATGTTAGGTTTTTCGGTAATTAGTTTAGGTTTATTTTTAATTACTGTGCCAAGTTTAGTTACTTCATTGTCTAAAAACACGATTCTTTTTACTATTTACGGATTGGTTTTCTTAGGAGGAATTGTGCGTTCGTTTATGGGACCAACAATATTTTCGTTATTGGCTTTAATCGTTCCTAAAAAAGATTATCCGAATGCTACAACATGGAGTAGTTCCACTTGGCAATTAGCAGCAATGTTTGGACCCGCTTCTGCAGGATTTTTAATTAGTTGGATTGGTGTACATTGGTCGATGTGTTTTGTTTTTGCGTGTACTTTAATTGCGTTGCTTTGGTTAACTAAAATAGAGAAAAAACCTATTTTAAACCCTAAGATTGGTGAACCAATCATGCAAAGTTTGAAAGAAGGGGTAAAATTTGTTTTTAATAACAAAACAATTTTAGGTACTATATCTTTGGATATGTTTGCAGTTTTATTTGGTGGTGCTGTTGCGCTTTTACCAATATTTGCTCAAGATATTTTAAAAGTAGGTTCAGAAGGTTTTGGGATTTTACGTGCAGCTCCTGCAGTTGGTTCAATCATAACAATGTTTGCCGCAGCTCATATTCCATTGAATCGAAATGCGGGTAAAAAATTATTGGTTGCCATTACCATTTTTGGATTAAGTATCATTGTATTCGGATTGTCTACTATGTTTTGGCTTTCTGTTTTTGCTTTGTTTTTAAGCGGAGTAGCCGATGGTGTTTCCGTAGTTATTAGAAGTACGATTTTACAATTACATACGCCCGATAATATGCGCGGTCGCGTTTCATCGGTTAACTCAATATTTGTGGGTTCTTCTAATGAATTAGGTGCATTTGAAAGTGGACTGACTGCCAAATTGATGGGCGTGGTGCCGGCTGTAGTTTTTGGAGGATGCATGACTATTGCGACTGTTTTTGGAACCGCAATTGTTTCGCCATCCTTTAGGCAATTAGATCTAGAAAAAGATTTGGAAGAATTGAGTAAAGAAGATTAA